A stretch of Primulina tabacum isolate GXHZ01 chromosome 13, ASM2559414v2, whole genome shotgun sequence DNA encodes these proteins:
- the LOC142521624 gene encoding type I inositol polyphosphate 5-phosphatase 8-like isoform X1 yields the protein MNPSTGTNELRVFVGTWNVAGRSPVGSLAVDLEEWLNLRDEADVYVLGFQEIVPLKAATVIGAEDPTEAMNWNLLIGKKLNDKYGYPWLTPMIHPVTNENDQCGVFVDPETPDSTKDQHKIQFEQQNQRGRYKLLASKKMVGVFISVWMRKELVKRYDVSGVKVCSVACGIMGYLGNKGSVSVSVSIGETSFCFIAAHLASGEKKGDEGRRNFQVSEIFKRTSFPRLQEDRDKLHPLTILGHDHIFWFGDLNYRLYLEDNLARQLIKHQDWRSLQKFDQLQRELEHGGVFQGWKEGNIEFAPTYKYSSYNCNRYSGGIPSRAGEKQRTPAWCDRILWYGEGVRQLSYFRSESKFSDHRPVSALFSTKIEVKSDNISWPASGTNQVDEIAREEATTTLLSLILKDERASPTHMLTCISDR from the exons ATGAATCCATCCACCGGGACCAATGAGTTGAG GGTCTTTGTGGGTACTTGGAATGTGGCGGGAAGGTCTCCCGTGGGTAGCTTGGCCGTGGATTTGGAAGAATGGTTGAATCTAAGAGATGAAGCTGATGTCTATGTTCTTGG GTTTCAAGAAATCGTACCTTTAAAGGCTGCAACGGTAATTGGAGCAGAAGACCCAACGGAAGCAATGAACTGGAATCTACTGATCGGAAAAAAGCTGAATGACAAATACGGATATCCGTGGTTGACGCCCATGATACATCCCGTCACCAATGAGAATGATCAGTGCGGTGTATTTGTAGATCCAGAAACTCCGGATTCAACAAAGGATCAGCACAAAATTCAGTTTGAGCAACAAAATCAACGTGGTAGGTACAAATTATTGGCAAGCAAGAAGATGGTTGGTGTTTTTATTAGTGTGTGGATGAGAAAGGAATTGGTGAAGAGGTATGATGTATCGGGCGTGAAAGTTTGTTCGGTGGCTTGCGGTATAATGGGTTATTTGGGAAACAAAGGATCGGTTTCTGTGAGTGTGTCGATTGGGGAAACTAGTTTTTGCTTCATAGCTGCACATTTAGCTTCTGGGGAGAAGAAAGGCGATGAAGGAAGAAGGAATTTCCAAGTGTCGGAGATTTTTAAGAGAACCTCATTCCCACGGCTTCAAGAGGATAGAGATAAACTTCATCCACTAACCATCTTAGGACACGA TCATATCTTCTGGTTCGGAGATCTCAACTATAGATTATACCTAGAGGACAATTTAGCGAGGCAGCTGATCAAACATCAAGATTGGAGATCATTGCAAaaatttgatcagttgcagaggGAACTTGAACATGGCGGTGTTTTCCAGGGTTGGAAAGAGGGTAACATCGAATTTGCCCCCACTTACAAGTACTCTTCCTACAACTGCAACAGGTATTCAGGTGGAATTCCAAGTAGAGCGGGAGAAAAGCAAAGAACTCCAGCATG GTGCGATAGGATTCTATGGTATGGCGAAGGAGTGAGGCAGCTTTCCTATTTTCGCAGCGAAAGCAAGTTTTCTGATCATCGCCCTGTTTCAGCTCTTTTCTCTACAAAGATTGAAGTAAAATCTGACAACATAAGTTGGCCTGCATCCGGAACAAAT CAGGTGGATGAAATTGCTAGGGAGGAAGCCACAACCACATTGTTGTCATtgattttgaaggatgagagagCTTCACCAACACATATGCTGACTTGTATAtctgatagatga
- the LOC142521624 gene encoding type I inositol polyphosphate 5-phosphatase 8-like isoform X2: MNPSTGTNELRVFVGTWNVAGRSPVGSLAVDLEEWLNLRDEADVYVLGFQEIVPLKAATVIGAEDPTEAMNWNLLIGKKLNDKYGYPWLTPMIHPVTNENDQCGVFVDPETPDSTKDQHKIQFEQQNQRGRYKLLASKKMVGVFISVWMRKELVKRYDVSGVKVCSVACGIMGYLGNKGSVSVSVSIGETSFCFIAAHLASGEKKGDEGRRNFQVSEIFKRTSFPRLQEDRDKLHPLTILGHDHIFWFGDLNYRLYLEDNLARQLIKHQDWRSLQKFDQLQRELEHGGVFQGWKEGNIEFAPTYKYSSYNCNRYSGGIPSRAGEKQRTPAWCDRILWYGEGVRQLSYFRSESKFSDHRPVSALFSTKIEVKSDNISWPASGTNVDEIAREEATTTLLSLILKDERASPTHMLTCISDR; the protein is encoded by the exons ATGAATCCATCCACCGGGACCAATGAGTTGAG GGTCTTTGTGGGTACTTGGAATGTGGCGGGAAGGTCTCCCGTGGGTAGCTTGGCCGTGGATTTGGAAGAATGGTTGAATCTAAGAGATGAAGCTGATGTCTATGTTCTTGG GTTTCAAGAAATCGTACCTTTAAAGGCTGCAACGGTAATTGGAGCAGAAGACCCAACGGAAGCAATGAACTGGAATCTACTGATCGGAAAAAAGCTGAATGACAAATACGGATATCCGTGGTTGACGCCCATGATACATCCCGTCACCAATGAGAATGATCAGTGCGGTGTATTTGTAGATCCAGAAACTCCGGATTCAACAAAGGATCAGCACAAAATTCAGTTTGAGCAACAAAATCAACGTGGTAGGTACAAATTATTGGCAAGCAAGAAGATGGTTGGTGTTTTTATTAGTGTGTGGATGAGAAAGGAATTGGTGAAGAGGTATGATGTATCGGGCGTGAAAGTTTGTTCGGTGGCTTGCGGTATAATGGGTTATTTGGGAAACAAAGGATCGGTTTCTGTGAGTGTGTCGATTGGGGAAACTAGTTTTTGCTTCATAGCTGCACATTTAGCTTCTGGGGAGAAGAAAGGCGATGAAGGAAGAAGGAATTTCCAAGTGTCGGAGATTTTTAAGAGAACCTCATTCCCACGGCTTCAAGAGGATAGAGATAAACTTCATCCACTAACCATCTTAGGACACGA TCATATCTTCTGGTTCGGAGATCTCAACTATAGATTATACCTAGAGGACAATTTAGCGAGGCAGCTGATCAAACATCAAGATTGGAGATCATTGCAAaaatttgatcagttgcagaggGAACTTGAACATGGCGGTGTTTTCCAGGGTTGGAAAGAGGGTAACATCGAATTTGCCCCCACTTACAAGTACTCTTCCTACAACTGCAACAGGTATTCAGGTGGAATTCCAAGTAGAGCGGGAGAAAAGCAAAGAACTCCAGCATG GTGCGATAGGATTCTATGGTATGGCGAAGGAGTGAGGCAGCTTTCCTATTTTCGCAGCGAAAGCAAGTTTTCTGATCATCGCCCTGTTTCAGCTCTTTTCTCTACAAAGATTGAAGTAAAATCTGACAACATAAGTTGGCCTGCATCCGGAACAAAT GTGGATGAAATTGCTAGGGAGGAAGCCACAACCACATTGTTGTCATtgattttgaaggatgagagagCTTCACCAACACATATGCTGACTTGTATAtctgatagatga
- the LOC142521623 gene encoding alpha-mannosidase 2-like, whose amino-acid sequence MPFSSRRGAGGWPQTSYLPTTKSANKQSRKPRKRAAAAFRDFILSNFFTISLCFTFLFFIFILFRFTAAPKPLLLPPRGRPSRSRKPVVPKSSNDSLLPAAVDITTKGLYDKIQFSDEDGGPWKQGWHVGYKGNEWDEEKLKVFVVPHSHNDPGWKLTVEEYYDRQSRHILDTVVETLSKDSRRKFIWEEMSYLERWWRDASEIKRESFVNLVRNRQLEIVGGGWVMNDEANSHYFAIIEQITEGNMWLNETVGVFPRNSWSIDPFGYSPTMAYLLRRMGFENMLIQRTHYELKKELAWHENLEYVWRQSWDSEETTDIFVHMMPFYSYDIPHTCGSEPAICCQFDFARMPGFVYEPCPWGENPVETNHENVKERAVKLLDQYRKKSTLYRTNTLLVPLGDDFRYISINEAEAQFRNYQLLFDYINSDPSLNAEAKFGTLDEYFQTMRDEAARIDYSRNNEIGSGEIRGFPSLSGDFFTYADRNQDYWSGYYVSRPFFKAVDRVLEHTLRGSEIMLSFLFGYCQRVQCEKLPTGFSHKLTAARRNLALFQHHDGVTGTAKDHVVEDYGSRMHMSLQDLHIFMSKAIEVLLGIHHERSDQNLALFEPAQIRSKYDVQPVLRTITVHEGTLHTVVIFNPLEQMRNEVVMVVVDRPDVTILDTNWTCIKGQVSPEIQHHKSKIFTGRHRVYWKASVPAMGLQTYYIANSFVQCEKAKLATLRISSPSNQLSCPTPYTCANLGSNTVEIGNWHQTLTFDVNLGLLQRIKGNDGHSTVFGEEISMYSSTESGAYLFKPNGEAEPITRTGGQIIVSEGLLVHEVYSYPKTATENSPISHCTRIYNGKNTIQEFVIEKEYHVELLGPEFNDRELIARYKTDVDNRRVFYSDLNGFQTIRRETYDKIPLQGNYYPMPSLAFMQESSGKRFSVHTKQSLGVASLKNGWLEIMLDRRLVRDDGRGLGQGVMDNRPMNIVFHILVESNVSSPSVAILDYPLSPSLLSHLMGAHLNYPLHIFVAKKPEEISVQPPPRSFSPLATPLPCDLHIVNFKVPRPLKYSQQPFEEPKFVLILHRRHWDSAYCRKDRLLCSIMCDEPINLFKMFEGLTVTNARATSINLLHDDTDTLGYTEHFGGGSQEGDILISPMEIQAYKLQFKSRG is encoded by the exons ATGCCATTTTCTTCCCGCCGCGGGGCCGGCGGTTGGCCACAAACCTCCTATCTCCCAACCACCAAATCCGCCAACAAGCAATCTCGCAAGCCGCGAAAGCGTGCCGCCGCCGCCTTTCGTGACTTCATCCTCTCCAATTTCTTCACGATCAGCCTCTGTTTCACGTTCCTCTTCttcatcttcattctcttccGCTTCACCGCTGCCCCCAAACCTCTCCTACTCCCTCCCCGGGGCCGACCTTCGCGTTCCCGCAAGCCTGTTGTCCCTAAGTCTTCAAACGACAGCCTTCTCCCAGCTGCTGTAGACATTACTACCAAAGGGCTTTACGATAAGATCCAGTTCTCAGATGAGGATGGCGGCCCGTGGAAACAGGGGTGGCACGTGGGTTACAAAGGGAACGAGTGGGATGAGGAGAAACTGAAGGTGTTCGTAGTTCCGCATTCGCATAATGATCCAGGATGGAAGCTTACTGTTGAGGAGTATTATGATCGGCAGTCGAGGCATATTCTTGATACCGTCGTGGAAACGCTTTCTAAG GATAGTAGACGAAAGTTTATATGGGAAGAGATGTCGTACTTGGAGAGATGGTGGAGGGATGCTTCAGAGATCAAACGAGAATCATTCGTCAATTTAGTAAGGAACAGGCAGCTGGAAATCGTTGGTGGTGGATGGGTGATGAATGACGAG GCTAATTCTCATTATTTTGCTATCATAGAACAG ATAACAGAGGGAAATATGTGGTTGAATGAAACTGTTGGAGTTTTTCCTAGAAATTCTTGGTCAATTGACCCATTCGGATATTCACCCACCATGGCATATCTTCTCCGCCGCATGGGTTTTGAGAACATGCTGATACAGAGAACACATTATGAGTTGAAGAAGGAGTTAGCGTGGCATGAGAATTTGGAGTATGTGTGGCGGCAGAGCTGGGATTCGGAGGAAACAACTGATATTTTTGTTCACATGATGCCTTTCTATTCTTATGACATCCCACATACTTGTGGATCCGAGCCCGCTATTTGTTGCCAATTTGACTTTGCTCgaatgcctggtttcgtttacGAGCCTTGTCCTTGGGGAGAAAATCCTGTTGAGACAAATCACGAAAATGTGAAGGAGAGAGCAGTTAAATTATTGGATCAATATCGAAAAAAATCGACACTTTACCGAACTAATACCCTTCTCGTTCCTCTTGGTGACGATTTCCGCTACATAAGCATCAATGAAGCAGAAGCCCAATTCAGGAATTATCAATTGTTATTCGACTACATCAATTCTGATCCAAGCTTGAACGCTGAAGCTAAATTTGGCACTCTGGATGAATATTTCCAAACAATGAGAGACGAAGCTGCCAGAATAGATTATTCACGTAACAACGAAATTGGCTCTGGTGAGATTCGGGGCTTTCCTTCTCTATCGGGTGATTTCTTTACTTATGCTGATAGAAATCAAGATTACTGGAGTGGCTATTACGTCTCCCGGCCTTTTTTCAAGGCTGTTGACCGTGTTTTGGAGCATACACTTCGAGGTTCTGAAATTATGTTGTCATTTCTCTTTGGATACTGCCAGAGAGTTCAGTGTGAGAAGTTACCCACTGGGTTTTCACACAAGTTAACAGCTGCTAGACGGAATCTAGCTTTGTTTCAGCATCATGATGGTGTGACTGGAACAGCTAAGGATCACGTGGTTGAGGACTATGGGTCACGAATGCATATGTCTTTACAAGATTTACATATTTTCATGTCCAAGGCTATTGAAGTTCTGCTTGGAATTCATCATGAAAGAAGTGATCAGAACCTGGCACTATTTGAACCGGCACAAATAAGATCTAAATACGACGTTCAACCAGTGCTGCGAACCATTACTGTTCATGAAGGAACTCTGCACACCGTGGTCATTTTTAATCCTCTTGAGCAAATGAGGAACGAGGTGGTCATGGTGGTTGTTGATAGGCCAGATGTGACGATATTGGATACAAACTGGACATGTATCAAGGGTCAGGTCTCTCCTGAAATTCAACATCATAAAAGCAAAATATTTACTGGAAGGCATCGTGTTTACTGGAAAGCTTCTGTTCCTGCTATGGGTTTGCAGACTTATTATATTGCTAACAGTTTTGTTCAATGTGAGAAGGCCAAACTGGCAACTCTGAGAATTTCTAGTCCGTCAAACCAGTTATCTTGCCCCACTCCATACACTTGTGCTAATCTAGGAAGTAACACAGTTGAAATTGGAAATTGGCACCAGACACTAACCTTTGATGTAAATCTTGGTCTGCTGCAGAGAATCAAAGGTAATGACGGACACTCGACTGTTTTTGGTGAGGAAATAAGCATGTACTCCAGCACTGAGAGTGGAGCATACCTATTCAAACCAAACGGCGAAGCCGAGCCTATCACCAGAACTGGCGGACAAATTATTGTATCAGAGGGCCTTTTGGTGCATGAAGTTTACTCTTATCCGAAGACAGCAACAGAAAATTCCCCAATTTCCCATTGCACCCGAATATATAATGGTAAAAACACCATTCAAGAATTTGTCATTGAGAAAGAGTATCATGTTGAGCTTCTGGGGCCTGAGTTTAATGATAGAGAACTAATTGCTAGATACAAGACTGACGTAGATAACAGGAGAGTCTTTTACTCAGATCTGAATGGCTTCCAAACGATCCGAAGGGAAACTTACGACAAGATACCCTTGCAGGGAAATTACTATCCCATGCCCTCTCTTGCATTTATGCAAGAATCAAGTGGAAAACGTTTCTCGGTTCATACTAAGCAGTCTTTGGGAGTGGCAAGCTTAAAAAATGGATGGTTGGAGATCATGCTCGATCGAAGACTCGTGAGAGATGATGGACGTGGTCTTGGCCAAGGAGTTATGGATAACCGTCCCATGAACATAGTTTTCCACATCCTCGTGGAATCCAATGTTTCGTCTCCTTCAGTCGCCATTTTGGATTATCCACTTAGCCCATCTCTACTCTCTCATCTAATGGGTGCTCATTTGAACTATCCTTTGCACATATTTGTTGCTAAAAAACCTGAGGAAATATCTGTACAGCCGCCTCCTAGATCCTTTTCACCTCTAGCAACTCCATTGCCCTGTGATTTGCATATAGTGAACTTTAAGGTCCCTCGGCCTTTGAAATACTCTCAGCAGCCATTTGAGGAACCCAAATTTGTGCTCATCTTACATCGACGACACTGGGATTCTGCTTACTGTCGGAAAGACAGGTTGCTATGTTCGATTATGTGTGATGAACCAATCAATCTGTTCAAAATGTTTGAAGGGCTTACAGTAACAAATGCAAGAGCTACATCTATAAATCTTTTGCACGACGATACTGATACTCTTGGCTATACCGAGCATTTCGGAGGTGGTTCTCAGGAAGGAGACATCCTCATCTCTCCCATGGAAATACAGGCTTACAAGCTGCAGTTTAAGTCTCGTGGATAA